In one Arenibacter antarcticus genomic region, the following are encoded:
- a CDS encoding S-adenosyl-l-methionine hydroxide adenosyltransferase family protein, with the protein MPIITLTTDFGYKDHFVGAIKGTIYKELGDPKIVDISHSIAPFNIQECAYILKNSYKNFPDGSIHIVGVDSELSPENQHIAVFADNHYFIMANNGVIGLITSEIVPEKVVEIQLPNPVDGAFPVLDVFVKTACHIARGGKLEVLGRDFKDLKDLRDVKPRISDDGNTLSGSVIYIDNYGNVVSNIEQREFLQYGKGRPFEVLARNKKIRQIHRKYGDIVDYKLEKSQRKSPGEIVALFNTSGYLEIAIYKSDLNTVGGASTLLGLDYRDTIVINFE; encoded by the coding sequence ATGCCTATAATTACTTTAACTACTGATTTTGGATATAAAGATCATTTTGTAGGGGCCATAAAAGGAACTATTTACAAGGAGCTGGGCGACCCTAAAATCGTTGATATATCGCATTCTATAGCGCCGTTCAATATTCAGGAATGCGCCTATATCCTCAAAAATTCCTACAAAAATTTTCCTGATGGAAGTATACATATTGTAGGGGTAGATTCTGAACTTTCCCCAGAGAATCAACATATCGCAGTTTTTGCGGACAACCATTATTTTATAATGGCAAACAATGGCGTAATAGGTCTGATAACTTCTGAAATTGTACCGGAAAAAGTAGTGGAAATTCAATTGCCAAATCCCGTGGATGGCGCTTTTCCAGTTCTAGACGTTTTTGTGAAGACGGCCTGCCATATTGCAAGGGGTGGTAAATTGGAGGTTTTAGGGCGGGACTTTAAGGATTTAAAAGACCTGAGGGATGTTAAACCCAGAATTTCTGATGATGGTAATACCCTATCGGGAAGTGTCATCTATATTGATAATTACGGAAATGTTGTTTCCAATATAGAACAAAGAGAGTTTCTTCAATATGGAAAAGGAAGACCCTTTGAAGTGTTGGCGCGGAATAAAAAAATTAGGCAAATTCACCGAAAATATGGCGACATTGTAGATTATAAACTGGAAAAAAGTCAGCGTAAATCTCCAGGGGAAATCGTAGCACTTTTTAATACCTCTGGGTATTTGGAAATTGCCATCTATAAGAGCGACCTAAATACGGTTGGCGGGGCCTCTACTCTTTTGGGGCTGGATTATAGGGATACCATAGTTATTAACTTTGAATAA
- a CDS encoding site-specific integrase yields MKKVKGFSAGESTREYLTSDELQKLSKTPCSIPLLKRAFLFSTLSGIRWSDINKLKWSEVRDEGTDNSGDLIFRIVFQQKKTEGVEYLYISEQARELLGERRGPNDRVFKGLRYSAHMNLQLLRWCMFAGINKHITFHSARHTNAVLLLENGADIYTVSKRLGHREIRTTEIYAKIIDKKMKEAANLLPKLNLDLL; encoded by the coding sequence ATTAAGAAAGTCAAGGGGTTTTCTGCTGGAGAATCCACCAGAGAATATCTTACTTCCGATGAACTTCAAAAATTATCCAAGACCCCTTGCTCTATTCCCTTATTAAAACGCGCCTTTCTCTTTTCCACCTTATCCGGTATTCGTTGGTCCGACATTAATAAGCTTAAGTGGTCAGAGGTACGTGATGAGGGTACGGACAATTCCGGGGATCTTATCTTCCGAATTGTGTTTCAGCAAAAGAAAACAGAGGGCGTAGAATACTTATATATTTCAGAACAAGCCAGGGAGCTATTAGGGGAACGCAGAGGTCCCAATGACCGAGTATTCAAAGGCCTCCGTTACAGTGCCCATATGAACCTCCAACTCCTCCGTTGGTGCATGTTTGCCGGTATTAACAAACACATCACCTTCCATTCCGCCAGGCATACCAATGCAGTGCTATTATTAGAAAATGGAGCAGACATCTATACCGTTTCCAAACGGCTAGGACACCGTGAAATACGAACTACGGAGATCTATGCCAAAATCATCGACAAAAAGATGAAAGAAGCTGCAAACTTACTCCCTAAGTTGAATTTGGATTTATTGTAA
- the mnmE gene encoding tRNA uridine-5-carboxymethylaminomethyl(34) synthesis GTPase MnmE — MINNDNIIALATPSGAGAIAVIRVSGKDAISLTGPLFKSVRGKDLKVQKSHTIHLGHIVEDSKVLDEVLLSVFKGPNSYTGEDVIEISCHGSPYIQQQIIQLFLRNGCRAAQAGEFTLRAFLNGKMDLSQAEAVADLIASDNEAAHQIAMQQMRGGFSNEIEKLREQLLNFASLIELELDFAEEDVEFADRSQFKILLAKIQEVLKRLIDSFAVGNVIKNGIPIAIVGEPNVGKSTLLNALLNEERAIVSDIAGTTRDTIEDEITIGGVGFRFIDTAGIRDTVDVVESIGIKKTFEKIAQAQVVVLLVDGWEMASDPDKLKTSIIELEKIKNRYPQKPLLVIANKVDRLQPEEIEGLKLHLPDLYLLSAKSGLGVEELKSRLLEFVNTGALRNSETIVTNTRHYNALLKALEEIERVQFGMDEDTPSDLLAIDIREALYHLGEITGHVTNDELLGNIFANFCIGK, encoded by the coding sequence ATGATCAACAACGACAATATTATTGCTTTGGCCACCCCTTCTGGTGCTGGCGCCATTGCGGTTATCCGTGTTTCAGGAAAGGATGCCATAAGCTTGACCGGACCACTTTTCAAATCGGTTCGCGGAAAGGACCTCAAGGTGCAAAAAAGTCACACTATTCATTTAGGACATATTGTGGAGGACAGCAAGGTATTGGATGAAGTACTATTATCAGTTTTCAAAGGCCCAAACTCCTATACTGGGGAAGACGTGATAGAGATCTCCTGCCATGGATCCCCCTATATACAACAGCAAATTATTCAGCTCTTTTTAAGAAATGGCTGTAGGGCCGCACAAGCAGGAGAATTTACCCTCCGGGCATTTCTAAACGGGAAAATGGACTTGAGTCAGGCAGAAGCCGTTGCCGATCTTATCGCCTCGGATAACGAGGCCGCTCATCAAATAGCCATGCAACAAATGCGGGGCGGATTTAGTAACGAAATAGAGAAACTACGCGAACAATTGCTCAATTTTGCGTCGCTCATCGAATTGGAGCTCGACTTCGCAGAGGAGGATGTGGAGTTTGCAGACCGAAGTCAGTTTAAGATCTTATTAGCAAAAATCCAAGAAGTATTAAAACGTCTGATCGATTCCTTTGCCGTGGGCAACGTCATTAAAAATGGAATTCCGATCGCTATTGTAGGCGAACCCAACGTAGGTAAATCTACCTTGCTAAACGCCTTGTTGAACGAGGAACGCGCTATTGTAAGTGATATTGCAGGGACCACTAGGGATACTATTGAAGACGAAATAACCATCGGAGGGGTGGGGTTCCGATTTATTGATACTGCTGGAATTAGAGATACCGTAGATGTAGTTGAAAGTATTGGAATTAAAAAAACCTTTGAAAAAATAGCACAAGCTCAGGTAGTTGTACTTTTAGTGGACGGTTGGGAAATGGCTTCCGACCCTGACAAATTAAAGACCAGCATCATAGAACTGGAAAAAATAAAAAATAGGTATCCCCAAAAACCACTGTTGGTCATTGCCAATAAGGTAGACCGACTGCAGCCGGAAGAAATAGAAGGTTTAAAATTGCACCTCCCCGATTTGTATTTACTATCCGCCAAAAGTGGTCTGGGTGTAGAAGAGCTAAAATCGCGCTTATTGGAATTTGTAAATACTGGGGCATTGCGAAACAGCGAAACTATTGTTACCAATACCCGTCATTATAACGCCCTATTAAAAGCATTGGAGGAGATAGAAAGAGTACAGTTTGGAATGGACGAGGACACCCCGAGCGACCTCTTGGCCATAGATATCCGGGAGGCTCTTTACCATTTGGGAGAAATTACTGGACATGTTACTAACGACGAATTGTTGGGGAACATTTTCGCTAATTTCTGTATCGGGAAATAA
- a CDS encoding PhoH family protein, giving the protein MNELIIELTDIGPREFFGQNNENIDLLKKHFPKLKIVARGNKIKVYGDEEQLDEFDRRFDMLTAHYAKYNKLDVNSIERLLGSNVQDEIEASVASGEVLVHGVGGRLVRAVTANQRKLVDAANTNDMVFAVGPAGTGKTYTGVALAVKALKEKQVKRIILTRPAVEAGENLGFLPGDLKEKLDPYMQPLYDALRDMIPPEKLVHYLENGTIQIAPMAFMRGRTLDNAFVILDEAQNTTHAQMKMFLTRMGKNAKFLINGDPGQIDLPRRLVSGLKEALLVLQNVEGIKIIYLDDKDVIRHKLVKSVIEAYKGIEHNN; this is encoded by the coding sequence TTGAACGAACTTATCATAGAACTTACAGACATTGGCCCAAGAGAGTTTTTTGGACAGAATAATGAAAATATAGATTTGTTAAAAAAACACTTTCCAAAGCTGAAGATTGTTGCCCGTGGCAATAAAATAAAAGTGTATGGTGATGAGGAGCAGTTGGATGAGTTTGATCGTAGATTTGATATGCTTACCGCACATTATGCCAAGTACAATAAGCTTGATGTAAACAGTATAGAGCGTTTGCTAGGCAGCAATGTTCAGGATGAGATTGAGGCTTCTGTAGCCAGTGGGGAAGTTTTGGTACATGGCGTTGGTGGCCGTCTGGTACGTGCTGTGACTGCTAATCAACGAAAGTTGGTAGACGCTGCAAACACCAATGATATGGTTTTTGCCGTGGGTCCTGCTGGGACTGGTAAAACCTATACTGGTGTCGCCTTAGCGGTAAAAGCGCTAAAGGAAAAACAGGTAAAGCGAATTATTTTGACCAGGCCTGCAGTTGAAGCCGGGGAAAACTTGGGCTTTCTTCCCGGAGATCTCAAAGAAAAACTAGATCCTTATATGCAGCCGTTATACGATGCCTTAAGGGATATGATACCTCCTGAAAAATTAGTCCATTATTTAGAAAATGGGACCATACAGATAGCGCCTATGGCTTTTATGCGAGGTAGAACCTTGGACAACGCTTTTGTGATTTTGGACGAGGCACAAAACACTACCCATGCACAGATGAAAATGTTTCTTACCAGAATGGGGAAAAACGCTAAATTTCTGATCAATGGCGATCCTGGGCAAATAGATCTTCCACGACGCTTGGTTTCTGGACTGAAAGAGGCCTTATTGGTATTGCAGAATGTGGAAGGTATTAAAATCATCTATTTAGATGATAAAGATGTAATAAGACATAAATTAGTAAAAAGTGTAATAGAAGCCTATAAAGGTATTGAGCATAACAATTGA
- a CDS encoding Gfo/Idh/MocA family protein, producing MMKNPNTPSAGRRQFIRNTTAAVGGIVILPRHVLGGKGYTAPSDKVNIGIVGAGGQGQSNVRNLLQLDDVQITSVTDPGRYWDLNRFYYKSIAGREPVSEMIENHYQKKGENKVVRQYKRFSEMMDKEKDIDAILCATPDHTHAFITIAALKAGLHVYCEKPMAHNIWETRMVRKVVQETGLATQMGNSGHSRDGMRSLVEYLQDDAIGTVREIHAWVPAGRWTPGITGLPQNTSPLPHDFDWKEWLGPSPFRPYNDLFSPVTWRDFWIYGCGALGDFGCHDMDAPFWAFDLSSPSEIQIYPAGQSNSEIAPYGEAGTYHFPERKGQAALKLHWYSGGLKPDWNPHLPPDYKFGGRSAMYVGDKGVIITDGGDRFPQIFPESLRQSYQPPVERIPRSKGHHRDWIDAIKNGGQSSANLDYGSRLTELTLLGVMSLRLNGARIHWDAKNMKVNGLPEAESIVKEPSNEEWDISKIM from the coding sequence ATGATGAAGAATCCAAATACGCCTTCTGCAGGCCGACGACAATTTATCCGAAACACAACAGCCGCAGTAGGGGGTATTGTGATACTTCCCAGGCATGTTCTTGGAGGCAAAGGATATACCGCACCCAGCGACAAAGTAAACATCGGCATTGTCGGAGCGGGGGGTCAGGGACAGAGTAATGTTCGTAATTTACTTCAACTAGACGACGTACAGATTACATCGGTCACAGATCCGGGTCGTTATTGGGATTTGAATCGATTCTATTACAAGTCCATTGCCGGACGGGAACCGGTCAGTGAAATGATTGAGAATCATTATCAGAAAAAGGGAGAGAACAAAGTGGTTCGTCAATATAAACGATTTAGTGAAATGATGGATAAGGAAAAAGATATCGATGCCATTCTTTGCGCTACCCCAGACCATACCCACGCCTTTATCACCATCGCAGCCCTTAAGGCAGGACTGCATGTTTATTGCGAGAAACCCATGGCTCACAATATATGGGAAACGAGGATGGTACGTAAAGTAGTACAAGAAACGGGACTCGCCACTCAGATGGGTAACTCGGGACATAGTCGGGACGGCATGCGTTCATTGGTCGAATATCTACAGGATGATGCTATCGGAACAGTACGCGAAATCCATGCGTGGGTTCCTGCTGGTCGCTGGACTCCGGGTATTACAGGTCTTCCTCAAAATACCAGTCCACTTCCTCATGATTTTGATTGGAAGGAATGGTTGGGACCGTCACCATTTCGGCCCTATAACGATCTTTTTTCGCCAGTCACTTGGCGGGATTTTTGGATATATGGTTGCGGTGCATTGGGAGACTTTGGATGTCATGATATGGATGCACCTTTTTGGGCCTTCGATCTATCGAGCCCGTCTGAGATTCAGATTTACCCTGCCGGACAAAGTAATAGTGAAATTGCTCCTTATGGAGAGGCTGGCACGTATCATTTTCCTGAAAGGAAGGGCCAGGCTGCACTCAAATTACACTGGTATTCCGGAGGCTTAAAACCGGATTGGAATCCCCATTTGCCACCAGATTATAAATTCGGAGGGAGGAGCGCCATGTACGTGGGCGATAAAGGGGTTATTATCACCGATGGCGGTGATCGTTTTCCTCAGATATTCCCCGAATCCTTGAGACAATCTTATCAACCACCCGTGGAACGGATTCCGCGATCGAAAGGTCATCATCGCGACTGGATAGATGCCATCAAAAACGGAGGGCAATCCAGTGCCAATCTTGATTATGGAAGTCGGCTTACCGAATTAACCCTCCTGGGGGTAATGTCTCTTCGCCTGAATGGTGCTCGGATACATTGGGATGCCAAAAACATGAAAGTCAATGGACTACCGGAAGCAGAATCAATCGTTAAGGAGCCATCCAATGAAGAATGGGATATTTCCAAGATTATGTAA
- the gldG gene encoding gliding motility-associated ABC transporter substrate-binding protein GldG, with the protein MIKKSWLSVLKALLLLVLLNLLGSFFYTRVDLTEDKRYTLSTPAINSVEKFNAPVTIDILLDGNLPPEFARLKDETRQLLEEFSAENKNIQFAFVDPMEGATSIETVITELQGLGMTPTNVTVEQNGKVSQEIIFPWAMVSYNQKIVKVPLLKNKLGTTSEDRVNNSVQHLEYAFANAFAQLNLTNKKRVAIIKGNGELDDIFIADYLTTIRDYYNIGAITLDSVANNPQNVLDQLRKFDLAIVAKPTEAFTDEEKFILDQYITGGGKSLWLIDQVAMEMDSLFNENGSAMAMPRQLNLKDFFFRYGVRLNANLINDMYFTQIVLASGEGNDSQYNPVPWYYNPMVFSKNDHPINTNLEAVRFQFTGSMDTLPNKYKKQILLQSSPLSRTEGVPRQISLDIINVATNKEDYADGNKPLAVLIEGDFTSTFTNRVKPIALNEVLENGPANKMIVISDGDIIKNQIRNERPLELGYDKWTNTYYGNKEFLINCLNYLLDDNGLINIRKKQVSIPFLDEVKIEDQKNKWQLINIGLPLGLTLIFGWAINAFRRKKYGK; encoded by the coding sequence ATGATAAAAAAAAGTTGGTTATCCGTTTTAAAGGCATTGCTACTATTGGTGCTACTTAACCTATTAGGTAGCTTTTTCTACACCAGGGTAGATTTAACAGAGGACAAAAGATATACCTTATCCACACCCGCCATAAATTCTGTGGAAAAATTTAATGCTCCTGTGACCATAGATATCCTTTTGGACGGCAACCTACCCCCAGAATTTGCGAGGTTAAAGGACGAAACCCGACAATTGTTGGAGGAATTTTCAGCGGAAAATAAAAACATACAATTCGCCTTTGTAGATCCTATGGAAGGTGCAACCTCTATAGAGACTGTTATAACGGAACTACAAGGGTTGGGAATGACCCCTACTAATGTTACGGTGGAACAAAACGGAAAAGTCTCCCAAGAAATTATTTTTCCCTGGGCAATGGTCAGTTACAACCAAAAAATAGTGAAAGTCCCGTTATTAAAAAACAAACTGGGTACTACCTCCGAAGATCGTGTAAACAATTCCGTACAACATTTGGAATATGCCTTTGCCAATGCCTTTGCCCAATTGAACCTAACAAACAAAAAACGCGTTGCCATTATTAAGGGCAATGGGGAATTGGACGATATATTTATAGCAGATTATCTGACTACTATTAGGGACTATTACAATATAGGGGCCATTACGCTAGATTCTGTTGCCAACAACCCCCAAAACGTATTGGATCAACTGAGGAAATTTGACTTGGCTATTGTTGCCAAACCTACAGAGGCCTTTACAGATGAAGAAAAATTTATTTTGGACCAGTACATTACCGGGGGAGGGAAATCGCTTTGGCTAATAGACCAGGTGGCGATGGAAATGGACAGTCTGTTTAACGAAAACGGTAGTGCCATGGCCATGCCACGACAATTAAACCTGAAGGACTTTTTCTTTAGGTATGGGGTTAGGTTAAATGCCAATTTAATTAACGATATGTATTTTACACAGATCGTTTTGGCAAGTGGGGAAGGCAATGACTCCCAATACAATCCGGTTCCCTGGTACTATAATCCAATGGTATTCTCCAAGAACGATCACCCTATAAATACCAATCTGGAAGCCGTTAGGTTTCAGTTTACGGGGTCTATGGATACCTTGCCCAATAAGTATAAAAAACAGATACTTTTACAAAGCTCTCCCCTTTCCAGAACAGAGGGCGTTCCTAGACAGATTAGTTTGGACATTATTAACGTTGCCACAAACAAGGAGGATTATGCGGATGGCAACAAACCATTAGCCGTTTTGATCGAGGGCGACTTCACCTCTACCTTCACCAATAGAGTGAAACCAATTGCCTTAAATGAAGTATTGGAAAATGGACCCGCCAATAAAATGATCGTCATTTCCGACGGCGATATTATTAAGAACCAGATTCGAAATGAGAGGCCCTTGGAACTGGGATATGACAAATGGACAAATACCTATTATGGCAACAAGGAATTCCTAATTAATTGCTTAAATTACCTTTTAGACGATAATGGACTTATAAACATTCGTAAAAAGCAGGTCTCCATACCTTTTTTAGACGAGGTGAAAATTGAAGATCAAAAAAACAAATGGCAGTTGATTAATATTGGCCTGCCACTAGGTTTGACCCTTATTTTTGGGTGGGCAATTAATGCCTTTAGAAGGAAAAAATACGGGAAATAA
- a CDS encoding putative quinol monooxygenase yields MLVRIVKLTFKLENIASFKSIFDKHKIAIQNIEGCTFLELLQDVDDERIFFTHSYWNSSADLEKYRNSEYFRNVWKTTKLLFAEKPEAWSLQKVNVNKQSV; encoded by the coding sequence ATGTTGGTAAGAATTGTAAAATTGACGTTCAAATTGGAAAACATCGCTAGTTTTAAATCCATATTTGACAAACACAAAATTGCAATCCAAAATATAGAGGGGTGTACTTTTCTAGAACTACTTCAGGATGTAGATGACGAACGCATTTTTTTTACCCATAGCTATTGGAACAGTAGTGCCGATTTGGAGAAGTATAGAAATTCGGAATATTTTAGAAACGTTTGGAAAACCACCAAATTGCTATTCGCGGAAAAACCGGAAGCATGGTCCTTACAAAAAGTTAATGTCAATAAGCAATCTGTATGA
- the gldF gene encoding gliding motility-associated ABC transporter permease subunit GldF: MIAIFKREIQSFFTSPIGYLVIGLFLILNGLFLWVFKGPFNIFDYGFADMGLFFLLAPWVFLFLIPAITMKSFSEEKKMGTLELLFIKPISLRNIVMGKFLGTFTLSLIAILPSLLYVYTISELGTTVGNLDMGIVMGSYFGLLFLIASYTAIGLFASTLSENQIVAFILAMVLCFLLFYGFEGLSGLIPSGSMFLFVKNIGMKAHFDSIARGVLDTRDIVYFVGLCLFFLFLTVNQLKNQNR, from the coding sequence ATGATAGCCATTTTCAAAAGAGAGATCCAATCGTTCTTTACCTCCCCTATAGGATATCTTGTTATAGGGCTGTTTTTAATACTTAATGGACTATTCTTATGGGTCTTTAAGGGGCCCTTCAATATCTTTGATTACGGCTTTGCGGATATGGGCCTATTTTTTCTCCTTGCCCCGTGGGTATTTTTATTTCTGATTCCTGCAATCACCATGAAGAGCTTTTCTGAAGAAAAAAAAATGGGGACCTTAGAACTCCTTTTTATAAAACCAATTTCACTTAGAAATATCGTAATGGGTAAATTTTTGGGCACTTTCACCCTGTCCCTGATTGCCATTCTTCCTTCCCTGCTATATGTCTATACGATATCTGAATTGGGAACTACCGTCGGAAATCTTGACATGGGAATAGTTATGGGATCCTATTTTGGCCTACTTTTTCTTATTGCGAGTTATACCGCAATAGGCCTATTTGCCTCTACCCTATCGGAAAACCAAATTGTAGCCTTTATCCTAGCTATGGTACTATGTTTCCTGTTATTCTACGGATTTGAAGGTCTGTCTGGCCTAATCCCTTCGGGAAGTATGTTTTTATTCGTAAAGAATATAGGTATGAAGGCCCACTTTGACAGTATTGCCCGAGGTGTATTAGACACTAGGGACATTGTCTATTTTGTTGGTCTTTGCCTATTCTTCCTTTTCCTTACCGTAAATCAACTTAAAAATCAAAATAGATGA
- a CDS encoding DUF4870 domain-containing protein, protein MKAENKQLLVMTHLSQLLDIVTGFGGFIVPLILWLTQRDSIINMDEHGKSIVNFQISMFLYALISIPLILLFGLGILGIIGVALLCIIFPIVNAIKVSNGEAPHYPLSIKFV, encoded by the coding sequence ATGAAAGCCGAAAACAAACAACTATTGGTTATGACGCATCTAAGTCAGTTATTGGATATCGTAACGGGCTTCGGGGGATTTATTGTACCCTTAATTTTGTGGTTGACACAGCGGGACAGTATCATAAATATGGATGAACACGGCAAATCTATTGTAAATTTCCAAATCAGTATGTTTTTATACGCCTTGATTTCTATTCCGTTAATCTTATTGTTTGGGCTGGGTATCTTGGGAATAATTGGGGTAGCCTTACTTTGTATTATATTCCCCATAGTTAATGCAATTAAAGTATCTAATGGGGAAGCACCTCATTATCCACTGAGCATTAAGTTTGTGTGA
- a CDS encoding NAD(P)-dependent alcohol dehydrogenase has translation MKAYNIKNYGKPNKVLRLIEAEQPMPKSTEVKVKVYATTINDYDWCITTGKPLAYRLFFGMFSPKKKLRIPGMEVAGIVEQVGNKATKFKVGDAVYGDISEFGFGSFAEFLCIDEKALAKKPNNMSFEEATSIPHAAMLALQGLRDVGRIKDHQKILINGGGGGVGSFAIQIAKLYNADVTGVDTGEKLKAMATQGFDKVIDYKKEDFTNSDQQYDLILDCKTNRSLWKFLKVLGPKGKYVSIGGKTSKLLQMVYMSPILKLFSKKRMHMVMLKANKDLEYINQLYEENRINCVIDGPYNFDKIPWAIQRFGDGQHSGKIVITVN, from the coding sequence ATGAAAGCATATAATATTAAAAACTACGGAAAACCTAATAAAGTTCTTAGGCTTATAGAAGCTGAACAACCTATGCCTAAAAGTACCGAGGTCAAGGTTAAAGTTTATGCAACAACAATCAATGATTACGATTGGTGCATTACCACAGGAAAGCCTTTAGCTTATCGTTTGTTCTTTGGAATGTTTAGTCCCAAGAAAAAATTAAGGATACCCGGTATGGAGGTGGCAGGAATTGTGGAGCAGGTCGGGAATAAGGCCACAAAGTTTAAAGTCGGTGATGCCGTTTACGGTGACATCTCAGAATTCGGATTTGGCAGCTTTGCTGAGTTCCTTTGCATAGATGAGAAAGCACTAGCTAAAAAGCCAAATAACATGAGTTTTGAGGAAGCTACTAGTATTCCACACGCAGCAATGCTTGCCCTACAAGGTCTGCGGGATGTGGGACGAATTAAGGATCACCAGAAGATTTTGATCAATGGCGGGGGTGGCGGTGTTGGTTCATTCGCAATTCAAATAGCCAAACTTTACAACGCAGATGTTACAGGGGTGGACACAGGTGAAAAATTAAAAGCAATGGCAACTCAAGGGTTTGACAAAGTAATTGACTATAAAAAAGAAGACTTTACTAATAGTGATCAGCAATATGATCTAATCCTTGATTGCAAGACCAATCGATCACTCTGGAAATTTTTAAAGGTTCTTGGACCGAAAGGAAAATACGTTTCAATAGGTGGTAAGACCAGCAAGCTGTTACAAATGGTTTATATGAGTCCGATACTAAAGTTGTTTAGCAAGAAACGTATGCATATGGTAATGTTAAAAGCTAACAAGGACTTGGAATATATCAATCAGCTTTATGAGGAAAACAGGATAAATTGTGTCATAGATGGCCCATATAATTTTGACAAAATACCCTGGGCGATTCAACGATTTGGGGATGGACAGCACAGTGGTAAAATTGTAATTACAGTAAACTAA
- the dnaN gene encoding DNA polymerase III subunit beta → MKFIVSSTYLLKQLQILGGVINNSNTLPILDNFLFDLDQRELTVSASDLETTMSSVLEVDSDSKGTIAVPAKLLLEILKTFPEQPLTFVVEDNNTVEISSNHGKYALAYADGSEFPKSVELSNPSSTTILGDILATAINKTIFAAGNDDLRPVMSGVFFQFSPENLTFVATDAHKLVKYQRTDIAASKVAEFIMPKKPLNLLKGILGGSETDVLIEYNESNAKFSFENTILICRLIDGKYPNYEAVIPKENPNKLSISRTQILSSVRRVSIFSNKTTHQIRLKIAGAELNISAEDIDYSNKAEERLTCSYQGDDMQIGFNSRFLVEMLNNLTSDDVQLEMSLPNRAGILTPIDGLDEGEIVTMLVMPVMLNS, encoded by the coding sequence ATGAAATTTATAGTATCTAGTACCTATTTATTAAAACAACTCCAAATATTAGGTGGGGTAATCAACAATAGCAATACACTGCCAATCTTGGACAATTTCCTTTTCGATCTAGATCAAAGGGAACTTACCGTTTCTGCATCAGATCTTGAAACGACCATGAGTTCTGTATTGGAAGTGGATTCGGACAGCAAAGGAACCATTGCAGTACCTGCAAAGCTATTGTTAGAGATTCTGAAGACCTTTCCAGAGCAACCATTGACATTTGTTGTTGAAGACAATAATACAGTGGAGATAAGCTCTAACCACGGAAAATACGCCTTGGCCTATGCCGATGGTTCGGAATTTCCAAAATCAGTGGAACTGTCCAACCCCTCCTCTACCACAATATTGGGAGATATTCTGGCCACAGCCATTAACAAGACCATTTTTGCTGCGGGAAATGACGATCTAAGACCTGTAATGAGCGGTGTCTTTTTTCAGTTTTCTCCTGAAAATCTGACCTTTGTAGCTACGGATGCCCATAAATTGGTTAAATACCAACGCACGGATATCGCTGCTTCTAAGGTGGCCGAGTTTATTATGCCGAAAAAACCTTTAAATTTATTAAAAGGAATATTGGGAGGTAGCGAAACCGATGTACTGATAGAATACAACGAAAGCAACGCCAAATTTAGCTTCGAAAACACTATTTTGATCTGTAGGTTGATTGATGGGAAATACCCCAACTACGAAGCAGTAATCCCAAAAGAGAATCCAAATAAACTTTCTATTTCCAGGACTCAAATTTTGAGTTCGGTAAGACGAGTGTCTATTTTCTCCAATAAGACTACCCACCAAATACGCTTGAAAATAGCGGGTGCGGAATTGAACATTTCTGCCGAGGATATTGACTACAGCAACAAAGCGGAAGAACGATTAACCTGTTCTTACCAAGGAGACGATATGCAAATAGGATTCAATTCTCGTTTTTTAGTGGAGATGTTGAACAACCTTACCTCTGACGATGTGCAGTTAGAGATGAGCCTACCCAATAGGGCAGGTATCCTTACCCCTATCGATGGGTTGGATGAAGGGGAAATTGTCACCATGCTGGTGATGCCTGTGATGTTGAATAGCTAA